One region of Oryza sativa Japonica Group chromosome 5, ASM3414082v1 genomic DNA includes:
- the LOC9267951 gene encoding disease resistance protein RPV1-like: MIIIDDLTFPYTTCFVQISQKDDRLVTLTMHDPVHDMARSVIDDELIVLDDTKENKCGQSTYRYVFITNYDKPSKEFSMILHGKIRALHLVGCSKTKLNDGAFSSAKCLRVLDLNHCSIQKLPDSIYQLKQLQYLHAPQVRDGVIPESISMLSKLNYLNLRESPKISKLPESIGKLEALTYLNLSGCSHLVEFPESFGELRNLEHLDLSGCSRLVELPETVGKLDALMYLNLSGSRIVELPESFRELKNLVHLDLSNCTHLTDVSEHLGSLNRLYRPRLYSRCLVAYPRRRKIQGAYLKFWVSELSSVQKENEASHIHMQNVMDAISRLVYSDSGYSARGILSEALGSLTELKYLNLSGCLLMVVLPGSFGNLENLVHLDLSGCSCLEWTPDNLVGLTKLQHLNLSHYCTGTPRSSMPSQGAARYFDRSYRTAVFIFSSGPNTCVQLPS; encoded by the exons ATGATTATAATTGACGATTTGACGTTTCCATACACAACTTGCTTTGTGCAGATTAGTCAAAAGGATGATAGACTCGTAACATTGACCATGCATGATCCTGTGCATGACATGGCAAGATCAGTCATAGATGATGAATTAATTGTTCTAGATGATACGAAAGAAAATAAATGTGGGCAAAGCACTTACCGCTACGTATTCATCACCAACTATGACAAGccatcaaaggaattctccatgATTTTACATGGAAAGATAAGGGCTCTCCATTTGGTGGGTTGTAGCAAAACAAAACTCAATGATGGAGCATTTTCATCTGCGAAGTGCTTGCGTGTCTTGGATTTAAATCATTGCTCTATACAGAAGCTTCCTGATTCCATCTATCAACTGAAGCAGTTGCAATATCTTCATGCGCCACAGGTTAGAGATGGAGTGATTCCTGAATCTATTAGCATGTTGTCAAAATTAAATTACCTCAACCTCCGTGAATCTCCTAAAATATCGAAATTACCCGAATCAATTGGCAAGCTTGAGGCTCTGACGTACCTCAATTTATCAGGCTGCTCTCATCTCGTAGAATTTCCAGAATCGTTTGGGGAACTAAGAAATTTGGAGCACCTTGATTTATCAGGCTGTTCTCGACTAGTAGAATTGCCAGAAACAGTTGGAAAACTTGACGCTCTGATGTACCTCAATTTATCAGGGTCTAGAATAGTAGAATTGCCAGAATCATTCAGGGAACTAAAAAATTTGGTGCACCTTGATTTGTCAAATTGTACTCATCTTACAGATGTATCTGAACATTTAGGTAGCCTCAACAGGCTGTATAGACCCCGATTATATTCAAGGTGCTTAGTTGCTTACCCTCGCAGAAGAAAAATTCAAGGTGCTTATCTGAAGTTTTGGGTA TCAGAACTCTCTAGTGTTCAGAAGGAAAATGAAGCTTCACACATTCATATGCAAAATGTGATGGATGCAATATCAAGATTAGTGTATTCAGATTCAGGATATTCAGCACGTGGGATACTATCAGAAGCTTTGGGTAGCCTCACCGAACTCAAGTACTTAAACTTGTCAGGGTGCCTTCTCATGGTAGTATTGCCTGGATCATTTGGAAACCTTGAAAATTTGGTGCATCTAGATTTATCCGGCTGCTCATGTTTGGAATGGACACCAGATAATTTGGTCGGCCTTACAAAACTTCAACATTTGAACTTATCACACTACTGCACAGGGACTCCCAGATCATCTATGCCATCTCAGGGGGCTGCAAGATATTTTGATCGGTCTTACCGAACTGCGGTATTTATATTTAGCTCAGGGCCTAACACCTGTGTTCAGTTACCTAGCTGA
- the LOC4338334 gene encoding uncharacterized protein: MGFIGDTVESIRSIQIRQVLAQIISLGMIVTSALIIWKGLMVATGSESPVVVVLSGSMEPGFKRGDILFLHMSKDPIRTGEIVVFNIDGREIPIVHRVIKVHEREESAEVDILTKGDNNFGDDRLLYAHGQLWLHQHHIMGRAVGFLPYVGWVTIIMTEKPFIKYLLIGALGLLVITSKE; encoded by the exons ATGGGATTCATCGGCGATACGGTGGAGTCGATCCGCTCGATACAGATCCGCCAAGTCCTCGCGCAAATCATCAGCCTCG GTATGATTGTTACCTCGGCACTGATCATATGGAAGGGATTGATGGTTGCAACGGGGAGCGAGTCCCCAGTGGTTGTGGTCCTTTCTGGTAGCATGGAGCCTGGATTTAAAAGG GGCGATATCCTTTTTCTACACATGAGCAAAGATCCTATCCGCACAGGAGAGATAGTTGTTTTCAACATTGAT GGCCGTGAAATTCCAATTGTTCACCGTGTGATTAAG GTCCATGAACGCGAGGAAAGTGCTGAAGTTGATATCCTCACGAAAG GTGATAATAATTTTGGGGACGACCGTCTTCTTTATGCACATGGGCAGCTTTGGCTTCACCAACATCACATTATGGGACGGGCTGTAGG CTTTCTTCCATATGTCGGGTGGGTTACAATCATCATGACTGAGAAACCATTTATAAAG TACCTGCTCATCGGCGCTCTGGGCTTGCTGGTCATTACATCGAAAGAGTAA